DNA sequence from the Sulfurimonas sp. HSL3-7 genome:
TCCAGCTTCAGTACCTCTTCGAGTGAAACAAAGTTTTCGATATCACGCTTTGTCCGCGAGGTGATATAGACCTCGTTCTCGGGATTTTGACGAAAAGCAAACGCAAGCGCCTGTCCCCATTTCCCCGCTCCAATAACGCCTATCTTCTTCACTACACTCTCCTTTTAAGTTTCTCAATATTCTCATCATATCCGATCACAACTAAAATATCCCCCACTTCAATTCGGTGTTTATACCCTTTTGATGTAAACACGAAATGGGTCTGCATCGTCTCGTCAACAACGGCCAGAACGATCAACTCGCTCTGCAGCTGCAGCGAAACGTCATACAGTAGCTCGCCGATGAGCGGCGAACCGGCTTCGAGTACGATCTGTACCGTTTTCAAGGCCGCCTCTTCCTGCATGATCTCCCCCATGACATAGGTGACGATCGGCCGTTCAAGCACCTCGATGATGATATCTGCCGTCGTCTGAAGTTTGGAGATCACCTTGTTCGCTCCGGCCAGACGAAGTTTTGAGGCATGTTCCTGGGTCGAGGCGAGCGCGATCAGCCTGGCATCATCCAGGCCGTCACGCAGACCGATCGTCAAAAAGACATTCGAAACGTCATCGTCCAGTGCACAGATGAAGAGGGTCTCCTGCATATTAAAACGCTTGAACTCATCCCAGTTGTCATCAAGATCAAATATTTTGGCGGCAATCCCCTCTTTTTTAGCCTCCTCGACAGAGGCCTCGGTCAGTGCATAGACCTCTACGCCGAGATAAGCCTCTCTGACCTGCCGTACGACCTCTTTGGCAAACTCTTCATAACCGAAAACGACCACATGATATGTCTTCATCGCAACCTCATATGGGTAAATAGTCTGAACTCGTTGATCATCGAATGTTCACCCGCGACGATCATAATATCCCCCTTCTCCAGAGGCGTCTCCGGCGGCGGATTGAAAAGGAAGCCTTCTGCACTCACTTTTGACAGTCCGATCAGCAGGAGCCGGTGCCGGCGGATATGCATATCATCGACCTTCTTGAAGTTGTCTGCGATCCGTTCATTTACAACGATCTCTTCCATCGCCGTACCCGACTCTTCCGCACGCAGCATGCTCATCGTCTCGAAAGCGATCGGCCGGCCGCTGTACTCTTTGGAAAGCAGTCCGATCAGCTCCTGAGAATAGACGATATGGTTGACCCCGGCAAGCTGCAGCTTGCGGCGGTTTCTTTTGTCATGCAACAGGGAAAGAATCCGCATATTGTGATCGATGGAACGCAGTGTCAGCGCGGTGTAGACATTGGCGATATCACTCTCACCCAGCAGAATAACGGCGTTCACCTGTTTCTCAAAATCGAGTCCCATCTTTTGATAGGAGGAGAGCGATGCCGCATCTAACTGCAGAGCATAAAGCTGATTTTCTTTTGCCTCTTTGACCCGCTGATGGTCCGTATCCAGAACCACGACGTTGCGGCCGCTTCGGCGCAGTTTCGAAGCGGTCTGACGGGCGACGATGCCGTAGCCGCAGATCAGATAGAAGTGTTTGAGCCCTTTGACGTCTGCCAGTATTTTGTTCTCGCGGATATCATCCAGCTTTTCGGTAAAGGCGGTGACGACGATCGAGGTGGCGAAAGAGATCACCGCGATACCCGAGATGATCACGACGATAGCCACCGTCCGTCCCTCGCTTGTCACCGGGGTCACATCGCCGTATCCGACAGTCGAGATCGTCACGATCGACCAGTAAAACGCATCGAAAAGAGTGTTGATCGGCGAATTCGGGTTGTTGGACTCCATCACATAGATTAGAACCGAAGCGACGAAGACCACGACGCTCGCGAAAGTCAAAAGGGTCAGCAGTTCGAACTTTTTGTGCGAAAGAATGTAACCGAAATACTGCATATTCTGGGTGTAGCGGAAGATTTTGAAGACCCGAAACAGTATGAAAAGCCGCAGCAGCCTCAGTTCATGGAAGAACGGCATAATCGCCAGAAGGTCGATGATCGCCGCCGGCGAACGGACATAGTTCCATTTGGCAAGAAATATCTTGAAGAGCGCGTGCCCGGTACGAAAACGCCGCTGCAGATGTTCGTCTCTCTCATACTGGTCGATGACGATATCGGACGAGTCGCTGATCACCCAGAAACGCAGCAGATATTCGATCAGAAAGATCACCGAGATGATGTAGTTGTTGAAAACGGCCCAAAAATCATTGATCTCATGACGCACTTCTCGAATCAGGATAATGACGCTTGAAAAGATCAGCACCATCATAAAGAGGTCAAAATAGCGTTTATAGACAAAGGCATTGTTTTCAAGAAGATTGTAGAAGAAGTTTTTCGCACTCTTGTAGCGCGGTGATGTCTTTAGGAAATAGGCCGTATCGACCAGAAACCGCGAAAGCAGCCCGACATATTTCTGTTTATACGATGAAGAAGAGACCCGCTCTGACTCTGTAAGCTCTTCTTGCATCATCGGATCTCTAGCCGAGTTTTGCTTTCAGCATCTCGTTGACCGTTTGCGGATTGGCCGTTCCCTTGCTCGCTTTCATCGTCTGACCGACAAAGAAGCCGAAGAGTTTGTCCTTGCCGCCGCGGTACTCTTCCACCTTGTCAGCATTGGCTGCGATGATCTCATCAATGATCTTTTCCAGAGCACCGGTGTCGTTCATCTGTTTAAGACCGAGCTTATCGATCGCACCGTCGACATCGCTCTCGTTCTCCATCAGATAGTCAAGGACCTCTTTTGCCGCCTTTCCGCTGATCGTTTTGTCTTCGATCCGCTTGACAAGGGTTCCGAGTGTCTTGGCATCCACTGGAGAACTTGTGATCGTCATGCCGCCTTTAAGGCGTCCCTGCAGCTCCACTGTCAGCCAGGTAACCGCATTTTTGGCATTGATGCCCTCTGCAAGCATCGCTTCAAAGAAGTGTGCCGTCTCAAGCTCGGCGGTAATAACGGCGGCGTCATATTCACGCATACCGTATTCGGAGACCAGACGCTCTTTTTTCTCATCCGGCAGTTCCGGGATCTGCGAGTACGTTTCAAACATCTCGTCATCGATCACCGCTTTGAGCAGGTCAGGTTCCGGGAAATAGCGGTAATCCGCCGCTTCTTCCTTGCCGCGCATTGAACGGGTCTCCTGCTTGTTCTGGTCAAACAGACGGGTCTCCTGGTAGATCTCTTCGTCATAGACCCCGTCTTCCCACGCTTCAATCTGGCGCTCTACCTCGATCTCGATCGCTTTCTGGATAAAGCGGAAGCTGTTGATGTTCTTGATCTCGACACGGGTATAGAGCTTTTCATCGCCTTTCGGGCGGATTGAGACGTTGACGTCGACACGGAACGACCCCTCCTGCATATTCGCATTGGAGATGTCAAGGTAACGGACGATCGAGTGCAGCTTTTTGACGTACAGGACTGCCTCTTCGGCTGAACGCATATCCGGCTCAGAGACGATCTCCAGAAGCGGTGTTCCCGCACGGTTCAGGTCCACTTTGGAGACAGCCCCTTCGTGGATGTTTTTACCGGCATCCGCTTCGATATGCGCACGGTTGATGCGGATGGTCTTTTTGGAGCCGTCCTCAAAATCGATCTCCAGCTTGCCGTGCTCGACCACAGGCGTGTAGAGCTGTGTAATCTGGTATGCGGACGGACTGTCCGGGTAGAAGTAGGACTTGCGGTCGAAGAACGAGGTACGGTTGACCGTCGCACCGATCGCCGTTCCGAGCATTACCGATTTTTCCAGGACGCTTTTGTTAAGGACCGGCAAAGCACCCGGAAGTGCTAAACAGGTCGGACAAGTGTTGACATTGGGACGGTCATTGAAACTGGTCGGGCATGAACAAAAGAGTTTGGTATCTGTGTTGAGTTGGACGTGGACTTCAAGGCCGATAACGACTTCAAACATTGGTTTCCTTGTGGAGAGGTCAGTCCCGGGACTGACTTTTTTAAAATATTTTTTAATTGTCTATAAAGTAGCGGATCGAAGCAAAGCCGTAACAGCCGCTCTGCTCAACCGCTTTAACCTGCGCTTTCGTGGTGATCCCGCCCAGCGCGATAATAGGTAGGCTTATTTTAGCCACTCTTTCATTTAAATCCTCTAAACCCTTCGGCTCACCCTTGTCCGGTGTGTTGAAAATGGGGCTGTAAGTGACGGCATCGGCCCCTCTTCGCTGCGCTTCGAGGATTTCCGCTTCACTGTGGCAGGAGATGACAACAAAGAGTCCCGACGCTTTTGCTGCTTCGATCTCGTCGAACTGCTGTGACGTCAGGTGCACCCCGTATGCATGAAGTTCGGCGGCAAGTCCGACATTGCCGTGCAGTATGGCTTTTGTTTTGCCGGAGCCTGAACAGAGCTCCAGGAACAGTTTCGCCATTTCGGCGTAATCCGGGTTGTTCTTGTCCCGGTAGAGTGCAAAATCGGGTTGATGTTTTTGCAAAGTCTTTTGCATGGTCATACGAAACGTTGTCGGCGTTGTTGAGTAGAACCGGGGATCGGTTATCAGATAGGACTTCATCTCTCGGCCTCTAATCTTTCATATTTCATATCAGACAACCTCGTCTTGGAACAGTTGGAGCCGGACCTTATGTCCGAAGTGCGTCGCGGATGTCTTCGAGAAGCTCTGTCTGTTTTTTTGACTCGTTTAAACGCTCTTTATAGGTTAGCATCGTTTCAAGCAGAAGAATGAAAAACAGGCCGAGGATGATATAGAGTATGGCGAAAAAGAGTGCCGAACCGACACCCATAAAAAGAAAGATTTTAAAGACGATGTAGGCACCGAGGACAATAAATGCCCAGGAGATGCCTAGAAGGAAGCTGATGATGTTATCAAAAACACTTCGCTTCATACGGCAGAGTGTTTAGTGCTCGTCGTGGATCTGGATCGCGCCGCCAAGGTAGACGTATGTCAGCATCATGAAGATGAATGCTTGAAGCAACGCCATGAAGGTAAGCAGTGCGAACGGGATCATCGGCAGCAACCACGGAGCCAGCATCAAAAGTACCATCAGGAACATATCATCACCCTTGACATTACCGAAAAGACGGAAAGAGAGAGAGATGATACGTGAAATGTGCGAAACGATCTCGATCGGGAACATCAACCATGCCAACCACCAGACCGGGCCGAAGAAGTGTTTGAAATAGGCGATAACACCGTTACGGCGGATACCTTCGAAGTTGTAGTAGACAAAAACGACAAGCGCAAGAGCCAGTGTGAAGTCAAGGAACGCTGACGGTGCTTCGAAGCCCGGAACGATACCGATAAGGTTGGCAATACCGACGAAAAGACCGATCGTCGCAACAAGCGGAAGATAGCGGCGCGCCTCTTCCTTACCCATTACGTCCGCACCCATGGCAAGTACGCCGCCAAGGTAAGCTTCTAAAAGGTTTTGTGTTCCGGTTGGAACCACTTTCATGTTGCTTGTTGCCAGCTTGGCGATAACAACTACAATCAGTGCTGTAAGCAGCATGTGCGTCATATAGATAAAAGTGTGATCATGACTGATCAGACCAAAGAATGTAAATAATTCACCCATTCATCGTTCCTTAAATGCAAAATAGTTCCGCGATTTTACTCTCTCTTGGATTAAAAGTTTCTAAGAAGAGCCCCTCTTTATCAGCGAATTGCGCAAATTCACTGATTCTGTATCAAATAAGCAAAGAGTAGAATCCAAACAGGCGCTTAAAGACTCAGCCGCTGTGTATCACGCTTTGCAATCGCTATATCATCGGCGATCGCTGCTTTCAAGCTCTCCAGGTTCTCAAACTTTTTGTTCGGTCGGATAAAGTCGACGAAAGAGATGCGTACTCTTTTAATATCGCCGACATTCATGTCTAAAATGTGCGTTTCGACGGCAAAAGAGCCGTCCGTCGTTACACGGTGACCGATAAAAGTAACCGCAGGGTGGTAATGTTCTTCGTCGTCCAAACGGGCAAAAGTGACATAGACCCCCTCTTTGGGCAGGAGAAACCCTTTTACATCGATGTTGATCGTTGCGAAAAGCTCTTTTTCTCCAAGTCCCTGCCCCGGTACCTTTTCGCCGTGGACCGTATAGTTATACCCTAAAAACCGGTTCGCCCCTTTGACATCACCGATCTGCAGTTTGGCCCGGATCTTGTGCGAATGGACCGAATCGTTGTCGATCGCGACCTCGTCGATCACCTCGACCTCCCCGCTGAAATACGCACGCAGATCGTCAATGGCATAACGGCGGTCCTTGCCAAAATGAAAATCATACCCAACAACGATCTTCTCCAGTTTTGGAAATTCTTCGGAGAGTTTTGCAATAAAACCTTCTGCATCAAGATGACGGATAGTCTCAAGTTCATAATAAAAAACCGGCAGATCTGTGTAATGCTCTCTTGCCCGCCCGGGGGTCAGGTTGGCATAGCCCGTCTCGATCACTAAAACAGCCCCCGTCTCTCCCACGGCCTCAAAAAGTTTTTGATGCCCGATATGCATGCCGTCAAACCCGCCTATCGCTATCGCTTTAACATTTTTCAAAACAGTAACACTCCTCTATATTGCCCTCTTTACCGCTGAGTTTTGAGGGTTCATGATGGACCAGTCTCCAGCCCAACGCCTTGGTCGCCTCTTCAAAACGCGTTTTAGCGGCGGCAATAGCCTTGTCATCCGTCACGACACCGTTGCTGTCACGTTTGACATCTTTGCCCACCTCAAACTGCGGTTTAAAAAGCAGGATGATCCACTTTTTACTCAGCGCATCAACCGACTCCAGGATATGATGCAGGGAGATAAAAGAGACATCGCTGGTAACAAGATCATACTGTTTTTGTCGTGGATAATCACGGATATCCATATTTTCAAAACTGGTGACACGATTATCATCAAGCAGTTTCTGGTGCAGCTGTCCGCGTCCGACATCGACACAGGTCACACTTTTGACACCCTCTTCAAGAAGGACCTGGGTAAAGCCGCCTGTACTTGCGCCAATGTCAAGCGCTTCGAGCCCTTTCGGGGTAAAAGGCAGCGTTGGCAA
Encoded proteins:
- a CDS encoding NAD-binding protein → MKTYHVVVFGYEEFAKEVVRQVREAYLGVEVYALTEASVEEAKKEGIAAKIFDLDDNWDEFKRFNMQETLFICALDDDVSNVFLTIGLRDGLDDARLIALASTQEHASKLRLAGANKVISKLQTTADIIIEVLERPIVTYVMGEIMQEEAALKTVQIVLEAGSPLIGELLYDVSLQLQSELIVLAVVDETMQTHFVFTSKGYKHRIEVGDILVVIGYDENIEKLKRRV
- a CDS encoding ion transporter; translation: MMQEELTESERVSSSSYKQKYVGLLSRFLVDTAYFLKTSPRYKSAKNFFYNLLENNAFVYKRYFDLFMMVLIFSSVIILIREVRHEINDFWAVFNNYIISVIFLIEYLLRFWVISDSSDIVIDQYERDEHLQRRFRTGHALFKIFLAKWNYVRSPAAIIDLLAIMPFFHELRLLRLFILFRVFKIFRYTQNMQYFGYILSHKKFELLTLLTFASVVVFVASVLIYVMESNNPNSPINTLFDAFYWSIVTISTVGYGDVTPVTSEGRTVAIVVIISGIAVISFATSIVVTAFTEKLDDIRENKILADVKGLKHFYLICGYGIVARQTASKLRRSGRNVVVLDTDHQRVKEAKENQLYALQLDAASLSSYQKMGLDFEKQVNAVILLGESDIANVYTALTLRSIDHNMRILSLLHDKRNRRKLQLAGVNHIVYSQELIGLLSKEYSGRPIAFETMSMLRAEESGTAMEEIVVNERIADNFKKVDDMHIRRHRLLLIGLSKVSAEGFLFNPPPETPLEKGDIMIVAGEHSMINEFRLFTHMRLR
- the gatB gene encoding Asp-tRNA(Asn)/Glu-tRNA(Gln) amidotransferase subunit GatB; this encodes MFEVVIGLEVHVQLNTDTKLFCSCPTSFNDRPNVNTCPTCLALPGALPVLNKSVLEKSVMLGTAIGATVNRTSFFDRKSYFYPDSPSAYQITQLYTPVVEHGKLEIDFEDGSKKTIRINRAHIEADAGKNIHEGAVSKVDLNRAGTPLLEIVSEPDMRSAEEAVLYVKKLHSIVRYLDISNANMQEGSFRVDVNVSIRPKGDEKLYTRVEIKNINSFRFIQKAIEIEVERQIEAWEDGVYDEEIYQETRLFDQNKQETRSMRGKEEAADYRYFPEPDLLKAVIDDEMFETYSQIPELPDEKKERLVSEYGMREYDAAVITAELETAHFFEAMLAEGINAKNAVTWLTVELQGRLKGGMTITSSPVDAKTLGTLVKRIEDKTISGKAAKEVLDYLMENESDVDGAIDKLGLKQMNDTGALEKIIDEIIAANADKVEEYRGGKDKLFGFFVGQTMKASKGTANPQTVNEMLKAKLG
- a CDS encoding thiamine phosphate synthase, whose product is MKSYLITDPRFYSTTPTTFRMTMQKTLQKHQPDFALYRDKNNPDYAEMAKLFLELCSGSGKTKAILHGNVGLAAELHAYGVHLTSQQFDEIEAAKASGLFVVISCHSEAEILEAQRRGADAVTYSPIFNTPDKGEPKGLEDLNERVAKISLPIIALGGITTKAQVKAVEQSGCYGFASIRYFIDN
- a CDS encoding F0F1 ATP synthase subunit A gives rise to the protein MGELFTFFGLISHDHTFIYMTHMLLTALIVVVIAKLATSNMKVVPTGTQNLLEAYLGGVLAMGADVMGKEEARRYLPLVATIGLFVGIANLIGIVPGFEAPSAFLDFTLALALVVFVYYNFEGIRRNGVIAYFKHFFGPVWWLAWLMFPIEIVSHISRIISLSFRLFGNVKGDDMFLMVLLMLAPWLLPMIPFALLTFMALLQAFIFMMLTYVYLGGAIQIHDEH
- a CDS encoding bifunctional riboflavin kinase/FAD synthetase; protein product: MKNVKAIAIGGFDGMHIGHQKLFEAVGETGAVLVIETGYANLTPGRAREHYTDLPVFYYELETIRHLDAEGFIAKLSEEFPKLEKIVVGYDFHFGKDRRYAIDDLRAYFSGEVEVIDEVAIDNDSVHSHKIRAKLQIGDVKGANRFLGYNYTVHGEKVPGQGLGEKELFATINIDVKGFLLPKEGVYVTFARLDDEEHYHPAVTFIGHRVTTDGSFAVETHILDMNVGDIKRVRISFVDFIRPNKKFENLESLKAAIADDIAIAKRDTQRLSL
- a CDS encoding TlyA family RNA methyltransferase yields the protein MRLDQYLVQEGFVDSRTKAQILIKGRKVSVNAKAVTKPAFNVTDEKVEVADEMIYVSRAAHKLKGFLPTLPFTPKGLEALDIGASTGGFTQVLLEEGVKSVTCVDVGRGQLHQKLLDDNRVTSFENMDIRDYPRQKQYDLVTSDVSFISLHHILESVDALSKKWIILLFKPQFEVGKDVKRDSNGVVTDDKAIAAAKTRFEEATKALGWRLVHHEPSKLSGKEGNIEECYCFEKC